One window from the genome of Xiphophorus hellerii strain 12219 chromosome 16, Xiphophorus_hellerii-4.1, whole genome shotgun sequence encodes:
- the LOC116735423 gene encoding protein TANC2-like isoform X2 produces the protein MFRNSLKMLLGSRSRKLNNDDSSIDSDTSDIRMMKGFTRSLPSSPLLNLRLDKRNDEAEELGPPPSVDEAADALRTRLGFLLGEKVTVGESCLPYHSPNDGQGVWTNTSLRSRHHLEVPGEAMEKWELQKATCYMDTDPNIYAKMSPSSSLASSNSSPCTTPQPHTGMEGNNKGKHASLYHASVTSPSSTLESRDSGIIAMLTSYSADSAVEREDGTKCSTDSYNGSSLNIWQQERQPVVASTLSSSVRSTSRTNGSSMYRIEESLYASTYSLNKLHPNRGSSCSRSSGSTHSIALNLIPRPNSVAATSSAHLEDLAFLDDQQRHLASKMSLRMAGENSGNRNQQDPGVDFTPGLNLKPLHFEVPGLLSDWLFMGREWLFQEVDTHLHGNDPTTNRGILITGNMGYGKTAIIARLVALSCHGHHMWPSTTGKQIIPKYGESVLLSTESSGRGGGAGEENGGGSCPGTPEKKRRQQEALWRLAGQVVAFHFCQADNCYTCLVPEFVHNMAAMLITAPQLTAYRKLLQHSPQLQSILSLRSCIQDPSLAFQRGILDPLDALHKERKLQIDVEGLIVLIDGLNEAEFHRPDYGDTLTSFLSQNIQKFPSWLKVISTVRTSQQDIAQCLPFHHISLDGKEENNAIDQDLEDYLMQRIHSSPGIQSNVSLGNGRLDNTALTKMISHLKSLSKGSYLYLKLTLDLIEGGYLVLKSSSFKVVPVNLAEVYLLQLNMRFPTQSSFQRVLPLLNVTVSSLHPLTDQQLFEVVNAGCLSGETFQWGEFTHRLDQLSSFLLQRSDGSRMLNHASFREWLVWREEGQDDKFLCDPRSGHTLLAFWFCRQEGKLSRQQTLQLGHHILKAHIYKGLSKKLGVSSSILQGLWMSYSTGRLCPVLSSLRNLYTPNIKVSRLLIMGGANVDYRTEVLNGAPLLCVHAHLGHKDVVALLLDHRAQVDAQSHDGLTALGFAAAAGHLDIATLLSHHKAKIGHMDSSGRCVLVLAAQHGHLEVLRFLLKSPDWSCTSCCSQKGTSRSQAVQQALIAASNMGHAEMVSYLLDLPEEDEEEEQRPEINTYDCLWGETALTAAAGHGKLAVCRLLLDQGAAAEQGNRHGITPLFSAVRRGHTRVVELLLNYGVEVNSVDQQGRTALMTAASEGHIISAQLLLDHGASLNQIDREGLTALSWACLKGQFTLVRELVERGAATDHADRSSRTPLDLAAFCGDPEVVQYLVDHGALVEHMDCSGMRPLDRAVGCRNTSAVIALLKKGAKIGPATWAMATSKPDILMVLLSKMIQEGDRLYKQGKVREAAQSYQSALHKFPRDELKTFKQLRVCVLLNLSRCRRKMNDFNLAEEFATKALELKSNSYEAFYARARAKRSRRQFHAALEDLMDASRLCPSNREIQRLLSRVKEECRQVSQQQDPPSAYQHQMAVSTNEARCRDFNCLHVQNMESFNREDKEVEKEKDGDFREDEDFLSFHPPHTVYSLDTHCYPGLKSPSSLSPTHMHQCLSNPTHLADLSSPSHSLLPPTSPSQPHVSETPSSPLQHPQRAGSMFESRGQHHLQTVSVLSPADHNQGRQQNNLGSNQKSLLKRSPSKSLGLQNTKAEVVLSSQPSSSDHSDLVLGSSAYSQFTNLPEELAELWEDFYPRPFDVRHGPLVRGGVCSRVTHVLDNVGVSPVCQTQATPVHGRGTAADRMVVNDFSQSRQFSRNQSKAAYYPMEVTEATMGNKSLQDFHYKHQGGVHLPLNAHPTSTFTPPPRSLIHSQSVNVRFSSNIASGLLTNEGQGFRTSASVQHMDLPSESMGDAYGCHDDPFLNSSLQSEICMTGGGTYPGEAGRSSRNTPFMGITDKSVRVHQQYQQQVPSSSASCLSLSRSWAVSSVDTIVTSPSKSSANQRGLAPEALISNAYYNCSNNNAHNSHLHLTQVHLDLCEVAPGNSRWNEDSGHVSSQNPSYLDVKVAQTLPVSQNCSDRSVERIAPTSPVKPKKPFVESNV, from the exons ggtgtttggacaaatactTCCCTGAGGTCCAGACACCATTTAGAAGTTCCAGGAGAGGCCATGGAAAAGTGGGAG CTGCAAAAGGCCACCTGTTACATGGACACAGATCCCAACATATATGCG AAGATGTCTCCTTCCTCCAGTCTGGCAAGCAGCAACTCTTCCCCCTGCACCACTCCACAGCCTCACACTGGGATGGAGGGTAACAATAAAGGCAAACATGCCTCCTTGTACCATGCCTCTGTCACCTCCCCCTCCTCCACACTGGAAAGCAGAGACAGTGGAATCATAG CCATGCTGACCAGCTATTCTGCTGATTCTGCTGTAGAGCGGGAGGACGGCACCAAGTGTTCTACTGACAGTTACAACGGCAGCAGCCTCAACATCTGGCAGCAGGAACGCCAGCCAGTGGTGGCGTCCACTTTGTCCTCAAGTGTGAGATCCACAAGTCGCACCAACGGCAGCTCGATGTACAGGATAGAAGAGAGCCTGTATGCCTCTACCTACAGCCTGAACAAGCTCCACCCAAACCGAGGATCCAGCTGTTCACGCTCCTCTGGATCCACCCACTCCATAGCCCTCAACCTCATTCCACGCCCCAATTCAGTCGCTG CCACAAGTTCAGCCCACCTTGAAGACCTAGCCTTTCTGGATGATCAACAGAGACATTTAGCCTCAAAGATGTCCCTCAGAATGGCTGGAGAGAATTCTGGGAATCGTAATCAGCAGGACCCTGGAG TTGATTTTACTCCAGGCCTCAACCTGAAACCACTCCATTTCGAGGTTCCTGGTCTGTTGTCTGATTGGCTGTTCATGGGCAGAGAGTGGCTCTTCCAGGAAGTTGACACCCATCTGCACGGCAATGACCCAACAACTAACAGAGGCATATTAATTACTGGCAACATGGGCTATGGAAAGACTGCTATCATTGCAAGGCTGGTGGCACTCAGCTGTCATGGACACCACATGTGGCCGAGCACCACTGGCAAGCAGATCATACCCAAAT ATGGAGAATCGGTTTTGCTCTCAACTGAGTCTtctggaagaggaggaggggcaGGAGAAGAAAATGGAGGAGGAAGCTGTCCAGGAACTccagagaagaagagaagacaACAGGAGGCATTGTGGAGACTAGCTGGACAG GTAGTGGCCTTTCACTTCTGTCAAGCTGATAACTGTTACACCTGCCTTGTTCCTGAGTTCGTCCACAACATGGCGGCCATGCTGATCACTGCCCCTCAACTGACCGCCTATCGAAAACTGTTGCAGCACTCACCTCAGTTGCAGAGCATCCTCAGTCTGCGCTCCTGCATTCAGGATCCGAGCTTAGCCTTTCAGAGAGGAATACTAGACCCCCTGGATGCACTCCACAAAG AGAGAAAGCTTCAGATTGATGTGGAAGGTCTCATTGTACTGATTGATGGGCTAAACGAGGCTGAGTTCCACCGGCCCGATTACGGAGATACACTGACTTCCTTTCTCtctcaaaacattcaaaaatttCCTTCGTGGTTGAAGGTAATTTCTACTGTCAGGACCAGCCAGCAG gACATTGCTCAATGTCTGCCTTTTCACCATATCTCACTGGACGGAAAGGAGGAAAACAACGCTATAGACCAGGACCTGGAG GATTACTTGATGCAGCGTATCCACAGCAGCCCTGGGATCCAGAGCAATGTGTCGCTGGGCAATGGTCGCCTTGACAACACAGCACTGACCAAGATGATCAGCCACTTGAAGAGCCTAAGCAAAGGCTCTTACCTCTACCTGAAACTGACCCTTGACCTAATTGAAGGAGGTTACCTTGTTCTGAAGAGTTCTAGCTTTAAG GTGGTTCCAGTCAACCTAGCAGAAGTGTACCTGCTACAGCTTAACATGAGGTTTCCCACGCAGTCATCTTTTCAAAGAGTACTGCCTCTGCTTAATGTTACTGTGTCTTCGCTCCACCCACTGACCGATCAGCAG TTGTTTGAGGTGGTGAATGCAGGTTGCCTCAGTGGAGAAACATTCCAGTGGGGGGAGTTTACACATCGCCTAGATCAGCTCTCTTCTTTCCTGCTACAGCGGAGTGACGGCAGCAGGATGCTTAACCATGCCTCCTTCAGGGAGTGGCTAGTGTGGAGGGAGGAGGGGCAGGATGACAAGTTCCTCTGTGACCCAAG AAGTGGACACACCCTGCTGGCCTTCTGGTTCTGCAGACAAGAGGGAAAACTAAGCCGACAGCAGACCCTGCAGCTGGGACATCATATTCTGAAGGCTCACATCTACAAG GGCTTGAGTAAAAAACTTGGGGTTTCCTCCTCCATTCTTCAGGGGCTGTGGATGTCATACAGCACAGGAAGACTTTGCCCCGTTCTTTCATCGCTGCGCAACCTCTATACCCCCAATATCAAG GTGAGCAGGCTCCTGATAATGGGTGGAGCCAATGTGGATTACCGAACTGAAGTCCTTAATGGTGCCCCCTTATTGTGTGTGCATGCTCACCTTGGCCACAAGGATGTCGTAGCACTGCTGCTCGACCACAGAGCCCaa gtggaTGCTCAGTCACATGATGGTTTAACAGCTCTGGgatttgctgctgcagctggtcaCTTGGACATAGCCACCTTGCTGAGTCACCACAAAGCCAAG ATTGGCCACATGGACAGCTCAGGTCGGTGTGTGCTGGTTCTGGCAGCCCAGCACGGTCACCTTGAGGTGCTGCGCTTCCTGCTGAAGAGCCCTGATTGGAGCTGCACTTCCTGTTGTAGCCAGAAGGGGACGAGCAGGAGCCAAGCTGTGCAGCAGGCTCTGATTGCAGCATCAAACATGGGGCATGCAGAA ATGGTGTCATACCTCCTGGATCTTCCAgaagaagatgaggaagaggagcagagacCTGAGATTAACACATATGACTGTCTGTGGGGGGAGACAG CTCTGACAGCTGCAGCAGGACATGGAAAACTTGCTGTGTGTAGACTCCTGTTGGATCAGGGAGCTGCTGCTGAGCAAGGCAACAGGCATGGCATCACTCCACTCTTCAGCGCCGTGAGACGGGGACACACACGG GTGGTGGAGCTGTTGCTGAACTATGGGGTTGAGGTGAACAGTGTGGACCAGCAGGGTCGAACAGCTCTGATGACGGCAGCCTCAGAAGGACACATTATCTCCGCCCAGCTTCTGTTGGATCACG GGGCCTCTCTCAACCAGATCGATAGGGAAGGCTTGACTGCTCTGAGCTGGGCATGCCTCAAAGGCCAGTTCACATTGGTCAGGGAGCTGGTGGAGAGAGGGGCAGCCACCGACCATGCTGATCGCAGCAGTCGAACACCTCTGGACCTGGCTGCCTTTTGTGGAGACCCTGAAGTG gtcCAGTATCTAGTGGATCATGGAGCGTTGGTGGAGCACATGGACTGCAGTGGGATGCGCCCTCTGGACCGAGCAGTTGGCTGCAGGAACACTTCAGCAGTTATTGCTCTTCTCAAGAAGGGAGCTAAGATTG GACCAGCAACCTGGGCCATGGCCACTTCCAAGCCGGACATTTTAATGGTGTTACTCAGTAAAATGATCCAAGAAGGAGACAGACTGTACAAG CAAGGAAAGGTGAGAGAAGCTGCACAGTCCTACCAGTCAGCCCTCCACAAGTTTCCCAGAGACGAGCTAAAGACCTTCAAACAgctcagagtgtgtgtgctgctcAACTTGTCCCGCTGCCGCCGTAAAATGAAT GACTTCAACCTTGCTGAGGAATTTGCTACAAAGGCTCTAGAGCTGAAATCCAACTCCTATGAGGCCTTTTATGCCCGAGCCAGGGCTAAACGAAGCCGCAG ACAGTTCCATGCTGCGTTGGAGGACCTGATGGACGCCAGCCGTCTATGTCCATCCAACAGGGAGATTCAGCGCCTTCTGTCTCGGGTGAAAGAAGAGTGTCGGCAAGTTTCACAGCAACAAGACCCTCCCTCTGCTTATCAACACCAGATGGCAGTGTCCACCAATGAAGCCAGGTGTAGGGATTTCAACTGTCTTCATGTGCAGAACATGGAAAGCTTTAACAGGGAAGATAAGGAagttgagaaagaaaaagatgggGATTTCAGGGAAGACGAAGACTTTTTGTCCTTTCATCCTCCTCACACAGTCTACAGTCTTGACACCCATTGCTACCCTGGACTGAAATCACCATCTTCTCTCTCTCCGACTCACATGCATCAGTGCCTCTCTAATCCCACTCATTTAGCAGACCTCTCTTCCCCCAGTCATTCTTTGCTACCTCCCACTTCCCCCAGCCAACCTCATGTCAGTGAGACTCCTTCATCACCCCTGCAGCATCCACAAAGAGCTGGCTCAATGTTTGAAAGTAGAGGACAACACCACCTTCAAACGGTCTCAGTGCTTAGCCCAGCAGATCATAATCAGGGCAGGCAGCAGAACAACCTTGGTTCCAATCAGAAATCCCTGCTTAAACGCAGCCCTTCCAAAAGCCTGGGGCTCCAGAATACCAAGGCTGAGGTCGTCCTAAGCAGTCAGCCAAGCTCCTCAGACCACTCTGATTTGGTTTTAGGGAGTTCTGCCTACTCCCAGTTTACCAATCTTCCTGAAGAGTTAGCAGAGTTATGGGAAGACTTTTACCCTAGACCGTTTGATGTCAGACATGGCCCACTTGTCCGTGGTGGTGTTTGTTCCAGAGTGACTCATGTTTTGGACAATGTGGGTGTTTCACCTGTTTGCCAGACGCAAGCAACACCTGTGCATGGCAGAGGAACAGCAGCGGACCGAATGGTAGTAAATGATTTTAGCCAGTCTCGACAGTTCAGCCGCAACCAGTCTAAAGCAGCTTACTACCCAATGGAAGTTACAGAGGCAACTATGGGCAATAAGTCACTGCAAGACTTTCACTATAAACACCAGGGTGGAGTTCATCTTCCTCTTAATGCCCACCCAACCTCCACCTTCACTCCTCCTCCCAGGTCTCTTATACACTCCCAGAGTGTGAATGTGCGCTTTTCTTCTAACATTGCAAGTGGGCTGCTAACTAATGAAGGTCAAGGTTTCAGGACCTCAGCCTCTGTCCAGCACATGGATCTACCTTCAGAATCTATGGGAGATGCTTATGGTTGTCATGATGATCCTTTTCTTAATTCCTCTCTGCAGTCAGAGATCTGCATGACTGGAGGAGGGACATATCCTGGAGAGGCAGGACGCTCTTCCAGGAACACACCTTTTATGGGTATAACAGACAAGTCGGTACGGGTGCACCAGCAGtaccagcagcaggttcctTCTAGTTCAGCATCCTGCCTCAGCCTCTCTCGCTCCTGGGCTGTTTCTTCAGTCGACACGATTGTCACGTCACCTAGCAAAAGCAGTGCTAACCAAAGAGGCTTGGCTCCAGAAGCACTAATATCTAATGCCTACTATAATTGTAGCAACAACAACGCTCACAACAGCCACCTCCACCTCACACAGGTCCATTTGGACCTGTGTGAGGTGGCCCCTGGTAACAGCCGATGGAATGAAGATTCGGGGCATGTTTCAAGTCAGAACCCTTCCTATCTTGATGTGAAGGTTGCCCAAACACTGCCGGTTAGCCAAAACTGCTCTGACAGGTCAGTAGAAAGGATTGCACCTACCTCTCCTGTCAAACCAAAAAAACCCTTTGTTGAGTCAAATGTgtaa